The proteins below come from a single Deinococcus aerolatus genomic window:
- a CDS encoding ABC transporter permease produces MTRRLPPSLLLPAVLTVLGVLVPLSYLVLRALGAEPGELREIVFRPRNLALAGSTLLLGGSVLLTTTLVALPLAFLAARTDLRPRGLLTLLGVLPLAIPGYVGAYAFIAAGGAGGAIDTLTGLRVPAPGGFWGALLVLTLFTFPYLFLNLHAALRTQDPALEDAARLLGRTRWQTFWQVTVPHLRPAWLSGGLLIGLHTLGDFSVVSLMRYPTFSAAIYQQYTAAYDRVYSAWLALLLLVLTGAVLWLEARFMRGVFLSRVSPAAARKPSTVRLGRLRPLAWLFVAALAFVSLVLPLGTVLYWLGLENNPFAWEGLLAALRSALGAAALAALTTTALALPLALIGSRFTGRWPRIIERAAYLGYATPPLAFALALIFFVLRAAPPLYQTLPLLIIAYTLHFVAEAIGPIRSGLVGATPRLEEAARVLGVTRAGALRRVTLPLLGPGLLVSAAFVFLSVLKELPLTLLLAPIGFETLARNVWTYTEEAQYASAAPYALALAAAGAVLTLLILRRERE; encoded by the coding sequence ATGACCCGAAGACTGCCCCCCTCCCTGTTGCTGCCCGCCGTGTTGACCGTGCTGGGGGTGTTGGTGCCGCTGTCCTATCTGGTGCTGCGTGCGCTGGGGGCCGAGCCGGGTGAGCTGCGCGAGATCGTGTTTCGCCCGCGCAACCTGGCGCTGGCCGGCAGCACGCTGCTGCTGGGCGGCTCGGTGCTGCTGACCACCACGCTGGTGGCGCTGCCACTGGCCTTTCTGGCCGCCCGCACGGACCTGCGTCCACGCGGTCTGCTGACGCTGCTGGGCGTGCTGCCGCTGGCGATTCCGGGGTACGTGGGGGCCTACGCGTTTATCGCGGCGGGCGGTGCGGGCGGCGCCATCGACACCCTGACCGGGCTGCGCGTGCCGGCCCCGGGCGGCTTCTGGGGGGCGCTGCTGGTGCTGACGCTGTTTACCTTTCCATACCTGTTTCTCAACCTGCACGCGGCGCTGCGCACCCAGGACCCTGCGCTGGAGGACGCCGCCCGGCTGCTGGGCCGCACCCGCTGGCAGACCTTCTGGCAGGTGACGGTGCCGCACCTGCGCCCGGCGTGGCTGTCTGGCGGCCTGTTGATCGGCCTGCACACCCTGGGCGACTTCAGCGTGGTCAGCCTGATGCGCTACCCCACCTTCAGCGCGGCAATCTACCAGCAGTACACCGCGGCCTATGACCGGGTGTACTCGGCGTGGCTGGCGCTGCTGCTGCTGGTGCTGACCGGGGCGGTGCTGTGGCTCGAAGCCCGGTTTATGCGCGGCGTCTTCCTGTCGCGGGTGTCGCCGGCGGCGGCGAGAAAACCCAGCACCGTCCGGCTGGGCCGGCTGCGCCCGCTGGCGTGGCTGTTCGTGGCGGCGCTGGCCTTCGTGTCGCTGGTGCTGCCGCTGGGCACGGTGCTGTACTGGCTGGGGTTGGAGAACAATCCATTCGCCTGGGAGGGATTGCTGGCCGCCCTTCGGTCCGCGCTGGGGGCGGCGGCGCTGGCCGCCCTGACCACCACCGCGCTGGCGCTGCCGCTGGCCCTGATCGGCAGCCGCTTTACCGGGCGCTGGCCGCGCATCATCGAGCGGGCCGCGTACCTGGGCTACGCCACGCCGCCGCTGGCCTTTGCGCTGGCGCTGATCTTCTTCGTGCTGCGGGCCGCGCCGCCGCTGTACCAGACGCTGCCGCTGCTGATCATCGCCTACACCCTGCACTTTGTCGCCGAGGCGATTGGCCCGATTCGCAGCGGGCTGGTGGGGGCCACGCCCCGGTTGGAGGAGGCGGCCCGCGTGCTGGGCGTCACGCGGGCGGGGGCGCTGCGGCGGGTCACGCTGCCGCTGCTGGGGCCGGGGCTGCTGGTCAGCGCGGCCTTCGTGTTCCTGAGCGTCCTCAAGGAGCTGCCGCTGACGCTGCTGCTCGCACCCATCGGCTTCGAGACGCTGGCCCGCAACGTCTGGACCTACACCGAGGAAGCGCAGTACGCCAGCGCC